The following proteins are encoded in a genomic region of Arcobacter suis CECT 7833:
- a CDS encoding Ppx/GppA phosphatase family protein yields MNQEIVTIDLGSNSFRVLKYDCKNHKIISEYNEVVGMADGLVDSGIISKEAIHRVITAISHSIEVIDYNPKNAICVTTAAMRKASNNKEVLAYLKNEVGTEFSIIDGNEEARLTLLAVKYALKREKINSEKFVLLDIGGGSTEIIVNTNEKYEAYSFDFGIVTMTQKFLNHNDLKNDLENKKLEIKLFLDSLNVNFKDYSFVATAGTPTTIAAIKLGQDFFSYDRNIVNGTIVNLEDMVNCLNIFKNSSKEDIIKLVGRGRVDFIEVGIYIYKMIFEVLGKNESIVLDDGLREGVAINYCETKCKN; encoded by the coding sequence ATGAATCAAGAAATCGTAACTATTGATTTAGGATCAAATTCGTTTCGTGTTTTAAAATATGATTGTAAAAATCATAAAATTATTTCAGAATATAATGAAGTTGTTGGTATGGCTGATGGTTTAGTTGATAGTGGAATTATCTCAAAAGAAGCAATTCATCGAGTTATAACTGCAATTTCACACTCTATTGAAGTTATTGATTATAATCCCAAAAATGCAATTTGTGTAACAACAGCTGCTATGCGAAAAGCTTCAAATAATAAAGAAGTTTTGGCTTATTTGAAAAATGAAGTTGGAACAGAATTTTCTATAATAGATGGAAATGAAGAAGCAAGGCTTACTTTATTAGCTGTGAAATATGCATTAAAAAGAGAAAAAATCAATTCAGAAAAATTTGTATTATTAGATATAGGCGGAGGTTCTACTGAAATAATAGTAAATACAAATGAAAAATATGAAGCTTATAGTTTTGATTTTGGAATAGTTACTATGACTCAAAAATTTTTGAATCATAATGATTTGAAAAATGATTTAGAAAATAAAAAGCTAGAAATAAAACTTTTTTTAGATTCTTTAAATGTAAATTTTAAAGATTATAGTTTTGTAGCAACAGCTGGAACACCAACAACAATAGCTGCCATAAAATTAGGGCAAGATTTTTTTTCTTATGATAGAAATATTGTAAATGGAACAATTGTTAATTTAGAAGATATGGTAAATTGTTTAAATATATTTAAAAATTCTTCAAAAGAAGATATTATAAAGTTAGTAGGTCGTGGTAGAGTTGATTTTATTGAAGTTGGTATTTATATTTATAAAATGATTTTTGAAGTTTTAGGAAAAAATGAATCAATAGTTTTAGATGATGGTTTAAGAGAAGGTGTTGCTATAAATTATTGTGAAACAAAGTGTAAAAATTAA
- a CDS encoding CDP-alcohol phosphatidyltransferase family protein: MSFLFNKHNHFNLANIVTFFNIASGIFAIYFLTHHEFFAAALFAWLAGGFDIVDGKIARKYNLSTQFGIQLDSFADFLSFVIVPAMFIFFAVIDTKEPFLSMPLIIFAFVYYVISGLRRLIQFNINADEGKVEKYFTGIPTPLGAILLWVVYLIFLTGFISETFVLLMMILIGYLLNSKIKIPHL, from the coding sequence ATGAGTTTTTTGTTTAATAAACATAATCATTTCAATTTAGCTAATATCGTAACTTTTTTTAATATTGCATCGGGAATTTTTGCAATTTATTTTTTAACTCACCATGAGTTTTTTGCAGCAGCTCTTTTTGCATGGCTTGCAGGTGGATTTGATATAGTTGATGGGAAAATTGCTAGAAAATACAATTTATCTACACAATTTGGAATTCAACTTGATTCTTTTGCAGATTTTTTATCATTTGTAATTGTTCCAGCCATGTTTATATTTTTTGCAGTTATTGATACAAAAGAGCCATTTTTAAGTATGCCTTTAATTATTTTTGCATTTGTTTATTATGTGATTTCAGGTCTTAGAAGATTGATTCAATTTAATATAAATGCTGATGAAGGGAAAGTGGAAAAATATTTTACAGGTATCCCAACTCCTCTTGGTGCTATTTTATTATGGGTTGTTTATTTGATCTTTTTAACAGGATTTATATCAGAAACTTTTGTTTTATTAATGATGATTTTAATTGGTTATTTATTAAATTCAAAAATTAAAATTCCGCATTTATAA
- a CDS encoding ATP-binding protein encodes MVELSKKISTIVGKTNAEYGLIKEGDRILVGFSGGKDSLTLIHTLNRIKKVAPYNFEFKAVTVTYGMGEQVEFLSNHCKEHGIEHEIIDTQIFELAGEKIRKNSSFCSFFSRMRRGYLYSTAQEQGYNKIALGHHLDDAMESFFMNFFYNGTMRSMPPKYTAENGLEVIRPLIFCRERQLRAFANTNEINVIGDEACPGLRFDVKMPHARATTKELLAKLEADNPQIFVSMKAAFSNIQLSTFFNKEDLNRVDSSLEDEII; translated from the coding sequence TTGGTTGAATTAAGTAAAAAGATTTCTACAATAGTTGGAAAAACTAATGCAGAATATGGATTAATAAAAGAAGGCGATAGAATATTAGTAGGATTTTCAGGTGGAAAAGACTCTTTAACATTAATACATACATTAAATAGAATAAAAAAAGTAGCCCCATATAATTTTGAATTTAAAGCAGTAACTGTAACTTATGGAATGGGTGAACAAGTTGAATTTTTGAGTAATCATTGCAAAGAACATGGAATTGAACATGAAATTATTGATACTCAAATTTTTGAGCTTGCTGGAGAAAAAATCAGAAAAAATTCATCTTTTTGTTCATTTTTTTCAAGAATGAGAAGAGGATATTTATATTCAACAGCACAAGAACAAGGATACAATAAAATTGCACTTGGACATCACTTAGATGATGCTATGGAGTCATTCTTTATGAACTTCTTTTATAATGGAACTATGCGTTCTATGCCTCCAAAATATACAGCAGAAAATGGTTTAGAAGTCATTCGTCCACTTATTTTTTGTAGAGAGAGACAATTACGAGCATTTGCAAATACAAATGAAATTAATGTAATTGGTGATGAAGCTTGTCCCGGTTTACGATTTGATGTAAAAATGCCACATGCAAGAGCAACAACAAAAGAATTACTCGCAAAATTAGAAGCAGATAATCCACAAATATTTGTATCTATGAAAGCAGCTTTTAGTAATATTCAATTATCAACATTTTTTAATAAAGAAGATTTAAATAGAGTAGATAGTTCATTGGAAGATGAAATAATATGA
- a CDS encoding molybdopterin molybdotransferase MoeA has translation MRNFISYDESIDILNNLNISKFPTEKLFITNAIGKVVANDVIANHNNPEFPTSAMDGYAIKFEDIKNENIKIIAKNPAGSIVEKEVTTNTCIKTFTGSLMPKGSDTLVPIENVEVNENKIKIIKEVPFAFAVRNIGENYKKDEVLIKKGTVIGFAEVGVLASLNISQIEVIINPTVAIASTGSEVLDLGETQTNDSQIRSSNHLTLEVLFKSNGANTIQMGVVKDDMDSITNLLETALLKADIVVTTGGVSVGDYDFVQDVIKDKLKAKVLFHGVNIKPGMHLLIALKDNKIIVALPGFAYSSTVCAILYVLPLIYRFRNSNEKLPIVKAKINGNFQQPYSKTVFTACNVNYINGEYQIDFDGKKMGTSAILTNMLESPALLIQKENSENIKSGDLVDILLLNNIK, from the coding sequence ATGAGAAATTTTATAAGTTATGATGAATCAATTGATATATTAAATAATTTAAATATATCAAAATTTCCAACTGAAAAGCTTTTTATTACAAATGCAATAGGAAAAGTAGTTGCAAATGATGTAATAGCAAATCATAATAATCCAGAATTTCCAACATCTGCAATGGATGGTTATGCTATTAAGTTTGAAGATATAAAAAATGAAAATATAAAAATTATTGCAAAAAATCCTGCTGGAAGTATTGTTGAAAAAGAAGTTACAACAAACACTTGTATAAAAACTTTTACAGGTTCCTTGATGCCAAAAGGAAGTGATACTTTAGTTCCCATTGAAAATGTTGAAGTAAATGAAAATAAAATAAAAATAATCAAAGAAGTACCTTTTGCCTTTGCTGTTAGAAATATAGGTGAAAACTATAAAAAAGATGAAGTTCTAATTAAAAAAGGAACAGTTATTGGATTTGCAGAAGTTGGAGTATTGGCTTCACTTAATATTTCACAAATTGAAGTAATTATTAATCCAACTGTTGCCATTGCAAGTACAGGAAGTGAAGTTTTAGATTTAGGTGAAACTCAAACAAATGATTCACAAATTAGAAGTTCAAATCATTTAACTTTAGAAGTATTATTTAAAAGTAATGGTGCAAATACGATTCAAATGGGTGTAGTAAAAGATGATATGGATTCAATTACAAACTTACTTGAAACTGCTTTATTAAAAGCTGACATTGTTGTAACAACAGGTGGCGTAAGTGTGGGAGATTATGATTTTGTTCAAGATGTAATAAAAGATAAATTAAAAGCAAAAGTTTTATTTCATGGTGTTAATATAAAACCAGGAATGCATCTTTTGATTGCTCTAAAAGATAATAAGATTATTGTTGCACTTCCTGGATTTGCTTATTCTTCTACTGTTTGTGCAATACTTTATGTTTTACCTTTAATTTATAGATTTAGAAATTCAAATGAAAAACTTCCTATTGTAAAAGCCAAAATAAATGGAAATTTTCAACAACCCTACTCTAAAACAGTTTTTACAGCTTGTAATGTAAATTATATAAATGGTGAATATCAAATAGATTTTGATGGAAAGAAAATGGGAACAAGTGCAATTCTTACAAATATGCTTGAAAGTCCCGCTTTATTAATACAAAAAGAGAATAGTGAAAATATAAAATCTGGTGATTTAGTAGATATTTTGCTTTTAAATAATATAAAATAG
- a CDS encoding DUF523 domain-containing protein, translating into MKILVSSCLLGEDVKYDGTNSSIALNPKFSFSLKELFMDILCDNEIYSFCPEVAGGLGVPRVPAEIVKRDKPFIVENQNAEDVTINFLLGAKKALDLCKEENIKVALMKANSPSCGNLKIYDGTFSNNLIDSQGLTVKLLKENEIEVFNENQLQELVKYIKTNK; encoded by the coding sequence ATGAAGATATTAGTATCTTCTTGTTTATTAGGTGAAGATGTCAAATATGATGGGACGAACTCTTCAATAGCTTTAAATCCAAAATTTTCATTTTCATTAAAAGAGTTATTTATGGATATTTTATGTGATAATGAAATTTATTCTTTTTGTCCAGAAGTTGCAGGAGGATTAGGAGTTCCTAGAGTTCCTGCTGAAATAGTAAAAAGAGATAAACCATTTATTGTAGAAAATCAAAATGCTGAAGATGTAACTATAAATTTTCTTTTAGGAGCAAAAAAAGCCCTTGATTTATGTAAAGAAGAGAATATAAAAGTAGCTTTAATGAAAGCAAATTCCCCATCTTGTGGAAATCTAAAAATATATGATGGAACATTTTCAAATAATTTGATTGATTCTCAAGGTTTAACAGTAAAACTTTTAAAAGAAAATGAAATAGAAGTTTTTAATGAAAATCAACTTCAAGAGTTAGTAAAATACATAAAAACGAATAAATAG
- a CDS encoding DMT family transporter — MVFAMIFWGASWISTKVLTNYVNEYELVFLRMGICFISMFPLIYFFKLSFKFDLKSFIFILIASVILTLYSIFMFLGVQHGTGSFGGALVTTLIPIITFILIALLNKKTISLKHSFTLVLGAFGVLNMLNVWNFNLNEIFSKDNTYFLLAAFLWSILTIITSKATKINAFVFTFYTYIISSFTLFVFFVDGNIFHKIVDFDFIFWFNMFVITILSTTFATSIYFIGATKLGAKEVSSYIFLVPASALTIGAIFLGEKITYNTIIGTIFTIIAIYILNNLNLFKFLKK; from the coding sequence ATGGTTTTTGCCATGATATTTTGGGGAGCTTCTTGGATTAGCACCAAAGTTCTTACAAATTATGTAAATGAATATGAATTAGTATTTCTTCGAATGGGAATTTGTTTTATATCTATGTTTCCTCTAATCTATTTTTTTAAACTTTCATTTAAATTTGATTTAAAATCTTTTATCTTTATTTTAATTGCTTCAGTGATTTTAACCCTTTATAGTATCTTTATGTTTTTGGGTGTTCAACATGGAACTGGAAGTTTTGGTGGAGCTTTAGTAACTACTTTAATTCCAATAATAACATTTATACTAATTGCTTTATTGAATAAAAAAACTATTAGTTTAAAACACTCTTTTACCCTAGTTCTTGGTGCTTTTGGGGTTTTAAATATGCTTAATGTTTGGAATTTTAATCTAAATGAGATATTTTCAAAAGATAATACATACTTTTTATTAGCCGCTTTTTTATGGTCAATTTTGACAATAATCACATCAAAAGCTACAAAAATAAATGCTTTTGTTTTCACTTTTTATACTTATATCATTTCAAGTTTTACGCTTTTTGTTTTTTTTGTAGATGGAAACATTTTCCATAAAATCGTAGATTTTGATTTTATTTTTTGGTTTAATATGTTTGTTATTACTATTTTAAGTACAACTTTTGCCACTTCTATTTATTTTATTGGAGCTACAAAACTTGGTGCAAAAGAGGTTTCATCTTATATCTTTTTAGTTCCAGCATCTGCACTTACTATTGGGGCTATATTTTTAGGAGAAAAGATTACTTACAATACAATCATAGGAACTATTTTTACAATAATTGCTATTTATATTTTAAATAATCTAAATCTTTTTAAGTTCTTAAAAAAATAA
- a CDS encoding M48 family metallopeptidase, translated as MLEIFVIAFCLYFVFNVYTSFMQIGYIKNAKNLKPIILDSSKYLEAASYAIEKEKLAICSSFYDFILFLLWIGFGLSFLDSLIQIESFWLKAVVFVDLFIIINWVLTLPFELYSTFKLNKKYGFSNMTPALFIKDTIKTGILFLVFGSLVIAAISFIINSFQAWWIWGFVFIFAVIILINMLYPVIRDKMFDKFEKLKDKELEAKIENLLNEVGFKSSGVFSVDASKRDNRLNAYFGGLGATKRVVLFDTLVEKLTHNELLAVLGHELGHFKNGDILKNIGIMGVVMFVFFAIFGNLPDELFLGLSLNNEPYAIITVFMIFSPILSFFLMPLISMISRHNEYAADEFGSNLSTKEDLVSALLKLANENKSFPLSHPMYIFFYYSHPPLVERFKELGYDVHSMNFEIISKVKSDVE; from the coding sequence TTGCTAGAAATATTCGTTATAGCATTTTGTCTATATTTTGTATTTAATGTCTACACATCTTTTATGCAAATAGGTTACATAAAAAATGCAAAAAATTTAAAACCTATCATTTTAGATTCTTCAAAATATCTTGAAGCTGCAAGTTATGCAATAGAAAAAGAAAAACTTGCTATTTGTTCATCGTTTTATGATTTTATACTCTTTCTTTTATGGATTGGTTTTGGATTGTCATTTTTGGATTCTTTAATTCAAATAGAATCATTTTGGTTAAAAGCTGTTGTTTTTGTAGATTTATTTATTATTATAAATTGGGTTTTAACTTTGCCATTTGAGCTTTATTCAACTTTTAAATTAAATAAAAAGTATGGTTTTTCAAATATGACACCAGCACTTTTTATAAAAGATACTATTAAAACTGGGATTTTATTTTTAGTTTTTGGTTCACTTGTAATTGCTGCAATTTCTTTTATTATAAATAGTTTCCAAGCTTGGTGGATTTGGGGATTTGTATTTATTTTTGCTGTTATTATTTTGATAAATATGCTTTATCCAGTGATTCGAGATAAAATGTTTGATAAATTTGAAAAACTAAAAGATAAAGAGTTAGAAGCAAAAATTGAAAATCTTTTAAATGAAGTCGGATTCAAAAGTAGTGGAGTTTTCAGTGTTGATGCAAGTAAAAGAGATAATAGATTAAATGCTTATTTTGGAGGTTTAGGTGCCACAAAAAGAGTAGTTTTATTTGATACTTTAGTTGAAAAATTAACTCACAATGAATTATTAGCTGTTTTAGGACATGAATTAGGACACTTTAAAAATGGAGATATTTTAAAAAATATTGGAATTATGGGTGTTGTAATGTTTGTATTTTTTGCTATTTTTGGAAATTTGCCTGATGAACTATTTTTAGGATTATCATTAAATAATGAGCCTTACGCAATTATTACAGTGTTTATGATATTTTCTCCAATTTTGTCATTTTTCTTAATGCCATTGATTTCTATGATTTCAAGACATAATGAATATGCTGCCGATGAATTTGGTTCAAATTTATCAACAAAAGAGGATTTAGTAAGTGCTTTATTAAAACTTGCAAATGAAAATAAATCATTTCCATTATCTCATCCAATGTACATTTTCTTTTATTATTCACATCCACCTTTGGTTGAACGATTTAAAGAGTTAGGATATGATGTTCATAGTATGAATTTTGAGATTATTTCAAAGGTGAAATCAGATGTTGAGTGA
- a CDS encoding GGDEF domain-containing protein translates to MINNFLKSTTLKLIILVCTVLATLIFSSLLFNTQIDNLKKQVDNIYFGNLIPIVKLQIILDNYQKIISCKTNKHPCFIEEEKKNILQEWNYYNQSFKNKDERMVVDTINEEIYATFSESNIQKFKNILVRVDFLIQYETQVAFKERKKFVEDYENMKRYLFYSIVIILFLSFIVIVYIIFQIIKKDRQLTVLNKKYKIDSITDSMTKLYNRKYFDTIFDNMPFIANANNWKCAFIMIDIDYFKQYNDTYGHDMGDVTLKKVASTLKEYFDKKYEFVFRLGGEEFGIVLFDITEDSLENCLKEINYKILELEIEHKNSKILDIVSISMGAIIYEPHTYISANKLYKQADECLYKSKENGRNQYHIYKGKE, encoded by the coding sequence ATGATAAATAATTTTTTGAAATCAACTACACTTAAATTAATAATTTTAGTTTGTACTGTTTTAGCAACTCTAATTTTCTCATCATTACTATTCAATACCCAAATAGACAACCTAAAAAAGCAGGTTGATAATATTTATTTTGGAAATTTAATACCAATTGTAAAACTCCAAATTATTTTAGATAATTATCAAAAAATAATTTCTTGCAAAACAAATAAACATCCTTGTTTCATTGAAGAAGAGAAAAAAAATATACTTCAAGAGTGGAATTACTATAATCAATCATTTAAAAATAAAGATGAAAGAATGGTTGTTGATACTATAAATGAAGAAATATATGCTACTTTTAGTGAAAGTAATATACAAAAATTTAAAAATATATTAGTAAGAGTTGATTTTTTAATTCAGTATGAAACACAAGTTGCTTTTAAAGAGAGAAAAAAATTTGTTGAAGATTATGAAAATATGAAAAGATATTTGTTTTACAGTATTGTCATAATTCTTTTTTTATCATTTATAGTTATTGTTTACATCATATTTCAAATTATAAAAAAAGATAGACAACTTACAGTTCTGAATAAAAAATATAAAATTGATTCAATAACTGATTCTATGACGAAACTTTATAATAGAAAATATTTTGATACTATTTTTGATAATATGCCTTTTATTGCAAATGCAAATAATTGGAAATGTGCATTTATTATGATAGATATTGATTATTTCAAACAATATAATGATACTTATGGTCATGATATGGGTGATGTTACTCTAAAAAAAGTAGCATCTACTTTAAAAGAATATTTTGATAAAAAATATGAGTTTGTTTTTAGATTGGGTGGTGAAGAGTTTGGTATAGTTTTGTTTGATATTACGGAAGATAGTTTAGAAAATTGCCTAAAAGAGATAAATTATAAGATTTTAGAACTAGAAATTGAGCATAAAAATAGTAAAATACTCGATATCGTTTCAATTTCAATGGGAGCTATTATATATGAACCACATACATATATTTCAGCAAACAAACTTTATAAACAAGCAGATGAATGTTTGTATAAATCAAAAGAAAATGGTCGAAATCAATATCATATATACAAAGGGAAAGAATGA
- the ligA gene encoding NAD-dependent DNA ligase LigA, producing MTKNEYDLNIEKLISWAKAYYVYDNPIASDEEYDKLARVCLAFEQQYPELSHPNSPNKRIGGFVLDGFEKASHLSRMWSQEDVFNTTELEDWIKRAHKVNTNLEFFCQPKFDGASLNLIYENGVLKQAITRGDGSIGEDVTNNVKTIHSIPLQIKEKSLLEIRGEIVIKKADFEKINEERIKNNEQVFANPRNAAAGSLRQLDPNITAKRKLFFNVWGVGLNSLEFKEYSNMMDYIYSLGFVKPPMQTITSSVEGIEDLYHEIIKVRDEIEMMLDGMVVKINDIETQDELAYTVKFPRWSCAYKFPALEKTTKIKDIILQVGRTGVITPVAVVEPTDIEGVVVERASLHNFDEIARKDIRINDEVIIIRSGDVIPKITKVFTERRDGTQFEIPRPTSCPDCSSELLDDGALIKCQNLDCPSRVVNSIIYFASKNCMNIDGLGNKIVETLVNEKKIYDILDLYSLKYEDLENLEGFKEKKINNLLNAIENTKGTALHRIINALGIEHIGEVASKQICLEFGLNVIDITFEELIALDGIGEQMANSFCEFMRVNKEVVLKLFEIINPFVEEKKEIEENNFKGKTIVLTGTMSVSRGDIKKMLEDMGAKIASSVSKKTDFVIYGEDAGSKYDKAIELNVPVLTENEMNNMI from the coding sequence ATGACTAAAAATGAATATGATTTAAATATAGAAAAATTAATATCTTGGGCAAAAGCATATTATGTTTATGATAATCCAATTGCAAGTGATGAAGAATATGATAAATTAGCAAGGGTTTGTTTAGCTTTTGAGCAACAATATCCAGAACTTTCTCATCCAAATTCACCAAATAAAAGAATTGGTGGATTTGTACTCGATGGTTTTGAAAAAGCTTCACATTTATCTCGTATGTGGTCGCAAGAAGATGTTTTTAATACTACTGAACTTGAAGATTGGATAAAAAGAGCTCACAAAGTAAATACAAATTTAGAGTTTTTTTGCCAACCAAAATTTGATGGAGCATCTTTAAATCTTATTTATGAAAATGGAGTTTTAAAACAAGCAATCACAAGAGGTGATGGAAGTATTGGAGAAGATGTTACAAATAATGTTAAAACTATCCACTCTATTCCACTACAAATAAAAGAGAAATCTTTACTCGAAATACGAGGTGAAATCGTAATCAAAAAAGCTGATTTTGAAAAAATAAATGAAGAAAGAATAAAAAACAACGAACAAGTTTTTGCAAATCCAAGAAATGCAGCAGCGGGAAGTCTGCGACAACTTGACCCAAATATCACAGCAAAAAGAAAACTATTTTTTAATGTTTGGGGAGTTGGACTTAACTCTTTAGAATTCAAAGAATATTCAAATATGATGGATTATATCTACTCTTTAGGTTTTGTAAAACCACCAATGCAAACTATAACTTCAAGTGTTGAGGGAATTGAAGATTTATACCATGAAATCATAAAAGTAAGAGATGAAATCGAAATGATGCTTGATGGAATGGTTGTAAAAATCAACGACATCGAAACTCAAGATGAGTTGGCTTACACAGTAAAATTTCCAAGATGGTCATGTGCTTATAAATTTCCAGCTTTAGAAAAAACTACAAAAATCAAAGATATTATTTTACAAGTAGGAAGAACAGGAGTTATAACTCCTGTTGCTGTTGTTGAACCAACTGATATTGAGGGAGTTGTAGTAGAACGTGCTAGTTTACACAACTTTGATGAAATAGCAAGAAAAGATATAAGAATCAATGATGAAGTAATTATCATACGAAGTGGTGATGTAATTCCAAAAATTACAAAGGTTTTTACTGAGCGTCGAGATGGAACACAATTTGAGATTCCTCGCCCTACTTCATGTCCTGATTGTTCTAGTGAACTTCTTGATGATGGAGCTTTGATTAAGTGTCAAAATCTTGATTGTCCTAGTCGCGTTGTAAATTCAATAATATATTTTGCAAGTAAAAATTGTATGAATATCGATGGACTTGGAAATAAAATTGTTGAAACATTAGTAAATGAAAAAAAGATATATGATATTTTAGATTTATATTCTTTAAAATATGAAGATTTAGAAAACTTAGAAGGTTTTAAAGAGAAAAAAATAAATAATCTTTTAAATGCCATAGAAAATACAAAAGGAACAGCACTTCATCGAATCATAAATGCTTTAGGAATAGAACACATTGGAGAAGTTGCTTCAAAACAAATTTGTTTAGAGTTTGGTTTAAATGTTATTGATATAACTTTTGAAGAACTTATAGCTTTAGATGGAATTGGTGAACAAATGGCAAACTCTTTTTGTGAATTTATGAGAGTAAATAAAGAAGTAGTTTTAAAACTTTTTGAAATAATAAATCCATTTGTAGAAGAAAAAAAAGAAATTGAAGAAAATAACTTCAAAGGAAAAACAATTGTTCTAACAGGAACAATGAGCGTAAGTCGTGGAGATATTAAAAAAATGTTAGAAGATATGGGTGCAAAAATAGCTTCATCAGTATCTAAAAAAACTGATTTTGTAATTTATGGGGAAGATGCTGGAAGTAAATATGACAAAGCAATAGAGTTAAATGTTCCTGTTTTAACAGAAAATGAAATGAATAATATGATTTAA
- a CDS encoding DNA recombination protein RmuC, translating to MLSEGVIEVNYLILIIALIAILSGLLIVLHFSRQKYENQLQSLQDEALLKLRALNEKIEFNHSSYEGQITNLNTTNRKLEEEKKLIKESFEDKLKLMERHSAQIMDNTVNTYELKLSNLTKLSENKEQQLLREFQIKESNFNEKIALLEESRQQMKIEFENVANKLFEENQKKSNVNLTQVLTSFKDQLDSFGKRVNEIYNEETIQRTTLLTEIKNLKDLNNQIATDAINLTKALKGQNKTQGDWGEMILSSILEQTGLREGKEYTVQGSFNDEEGKRLKPDVIVHLPSKKDIIIDSKVSLNAYLAYCKTDDKQHKENACKDLIKSVTSHIKGLSSKKYEALEGVSTLDFVLLFIPIEGAFILATSNDDMLFKTAFEHNIMLVSPSTLYVTLRTIENIWRNEHQNENAQLISKKAADLYDKFAGFVADIEDIGVNLNRTQKSYDSAMNKLSTGNANLIRRAEEFLDLGVKPKKQINTKSALIED from the coding sequence ATGTTGAGTGAAGGCGTTATAGAAGTTAATTATTTAATTTTAATTATTGCATTAATAGCTATTTTATCGGGTTTATTAATTGTTCTACATTTTTCTAGACAGAAATATGAAAATCAATTACAAAGTTTGCAAGATGAAGCTTTATTAAAATTAAGAGCTTTAAATGAAAAAATTGAGTTTAATCATAGTTCTTACGAAGGACAAATAACTAATCTTAATACAACAAATAGAAAACTTGAAGAAGAGAAAAAATTAATAAAAGAAAGTTTTGAAGATAAACTAAAATTAATGGAAAGACATTCTGCTCAAATTATGGATAATACGGTTAATACTTATGAGCTAAAATTATCAAATCTAACAAAGCTTTCAGAAAATAAAGAACAACAACTTTTAAGAGAGTTTCAAATAAAAGAGTCAAATTTTAATGAAAAAATAGCTCTTTTAGAAGAATCGCGACAACAAATGAAAATAGAATTTGAAAATGTTGCAAATAAACTTTTTGAAGAAAATCAAAAAAAATCAAATGTAAATTTAACCCAAGTTTTGACTTCATTTAAAGACCAATTAGACTCTTTTGGAAAAAGAGTAAATGAGATTTACAATGAAGAAACAATACAAAGAACAACTTTATTAACTGAAATTAAAAACCTAAAAGATTTAAATAATCAAATAGCAACAGATGCTATAAATTTAACAAAAGCTCTAAAGGGTCAAAATAAAACTCAAGGTGATTGGGGAGAAATGATTTTATCTTCTATCTTAGAGCAAACGGGGCTAAGAGAAGGAAAAGAGTACACAGTTCAAGGTTCATTTAATGATGAAGAGGGAAAACGATTAAAACCTGATGTAATAGTTCATTTACCATCTAAAAAAGATATTATCATTGACTCAAAAGTATCTTTAAATGCCTATTTAGCTTATTGTAAAACAGATGATAAACAACACAAAGAGAATGCTTGTAAGGATTTAATTAAATCAGTAACTTCACATATTAAAGGTTTAAGTTCTAAAAAATATGAAGCTTTAGAGGGAGTTAGTACACTTGATTTTGTTCTGTTATTTATTCCTATTGAGGGAGCTTTTATTCTTGCAACTTCAAATGATGATATGTTATTTAAAACAGCTTTTGAACACAATATCATGTTAGTTTCACCATCAACTTTATATGTGACATTAAGAACAATAGAAAATATTTGGAGAAATGAACACCAAAATGAAAATGCTCAGTTGATTTCAAAAAAAGCAGCTGATTTATATGATAAATTCGCTGGTTTTGTGGCAGATATAGAAGATATTGGCGTAAATCTAAATAGAACTCAAAAATCTTATGATAGTGCTATGAATAAATTAAGCACTGGAAATGCAAATTTGATTAGAAGAGCTGAAGAGTTTTTGGATTTAGGTGTAAAACCTAAAAAACAAATTAATACTAAATCAGCATTAATTGAAGACTAA